Proteins from one Enterobacter bugandensis genomic window:
- a CDS encoding fimbrial protein produces MHIIRLFTFAALVTCFSQFAYADGSSATIKVMVNISIPPCTINNGQTIDVDFGDSIYTTDVAKGIYSVPVNYSLDCQGMEADKTLQMTISGTGEDFDSSYLKTSMPGLGIKLIANGVDFPLNSKLDFKTATDKPELVAVLVKDPAQDLSTGEFTAGATMEVSYQ; encoded by the coding sequence ATGCATATTATCAGGCTTTTCACTTTTGCAGCGTTAGTCACATGTTTTAGTCAATTTGCTTATGCTGATGGGTCAAGCGCAACGATTAAAGTTATGGTAAATATAAGCATACCGCCTTGTACAATCAATAATGGCCAGACTATAGATGTTGATTTTGGCGATAGTATATATACCACGGATGTTGCCAAGGGTATTTATTCTGTTCCAGTGAACTATAGTCTTGACTGTCAGGGAATGGAAGCAGATAAAACGCTACAAATGACGATTTCTGGTACTGGAGAAGATTTCGATAGTTCTTATCTCAAAACCTCAATGCCTGGGTTGGGCATAAAGCTAATAGCTAACGGTGTGGATTTCCCTTTAAACAGCAAACTGGACTTTAAAACAGCAACGGATAAACCAGAATTAGTAGCAGTTTTAGTAAAAGATCCTGCTCAAGATTTATCAACAGGGGAATTTACTGCAGGTGCCACAATGGAGGTTAGCTATCAATGA
- a CDS encoding fimbrial protein: MRTKFALGLFFLFFHLACSAEDNVHLSGALVSNACVLPDSDQDIQVNFDNLQLKELTTSGRSQNTPFTIHLQDCDIDVASTVSVAFNGQEDAELEGMLAVDSSSTATGIAIGIIDDSGAKVNINQSGQINPISAGNFSINYNAFVQAEPSAVSNNSLKAGDFSATTTFTLTYQ, from the coding sequence ATGCGCACTAAATTTGCTCTTGGGTTATTTTTTTTGTTTTTCCATCTTGCCTGCTCTGCAGAAGATAATGTTCATCTTTCCGGAGCGTTAGTCTCGAACGCTTGTGTTTTACCCGACTCGGACCAGGATATTCAGGTTAATTTTGATAATCTACAACTTAAAGAACTTACAACCAGTGGTCGTTCGCAAAATACTCCTTTCACAATCCACCTTCAAGATTGTGATATTGATGTTGCGAGTACGGTCTCTGTGGCTTTTAATGGGCAAGAGGATGCAGAATTAGAAGGGATGTTGGCGGTTGATAGCTCAAGTACCGCTACAGGCATTGCAATAGGCATTATCGATGATAGTGGTGCAAAAGTTAATATTAACCAGTCGGGTCAAATAAATCCCATTTCAGCAGGCAACTTCAGTATCAATTATAATGCTTTCGTACAGGCGGAACCCTCTGCAGTTAGTAATAATTCTTTAAAAGCTGGGGATTTTAGTGCAACAACAACGTTTACGTTGACGTATCAATAA
- a CDS encoding fimbrial protein produces MKRLFIVLLTALPLAALSSDNMSFHGTLISPSCKINNGDKIEVDFGQDLGVSEIDGVNFKTKIDYNISCDSGFPESLAIVLDTSNPAVFMNSTLQTSKSELGIHVLVNGTDAMFGQKIAVDDPSSPPVVEVVPVGNPADTLTAGSFEATMTLRTDYM; encoded by the coding sequence ATGAAAAGATTATTTATTGTTTTATTAACAGCCTTGCCTCTTGCTGCATTGTCAAGTGATAACATGTCATTTCATGGAACTTTAATCTCTCCATCATGTAAAATCAATAATGGCGATAAAATTGAAGTTGATTTTGGACAAGATCTGGGCGTAAGTGAGATCGATGGAGTAAATTTCAAAACAAAGATAGATTATAATATAAGCTGTGATTCAGGCTTCCCGGAAAGTCTGGCAATTGTTTTGGATACTTCTAATCCTGCTGTTTTTATGAATTCAACGCTCCAAACTTCCAAATCAGAATTAGGAATTCATGTTTTGGTTAATGGTACTGACGCAATGTTTGGCCAAAAAATCGCGGTCGATGATCCTTCTTCACCGCCGGTCGTTGAGGTTGTACCAGTAGGAAACCCTGCTGATACCCTCACTGCAGGGTCATTCGAAGCTACAATGACACTGCGAACAGACTACATGTGA
- a CDS encoding fimbrial protein, with translation MKRLVLLCIAVFFSSYCLADDSNNGENGVLDVHGALVENTCHLSLDSAWQDVELGVISHSDLEHAGDVGPGTELSIYLEDCPEISSWSTNITPMTHTVSTLQPSYQATFDAVADEYNSTLVKVVGASGIGLMIKDSLGRKVAISRNSDSVLLAPGQNRLNYTIQPVRDSGIFSAGNFHSVINFGISYN, from the coding sequence ATGAAGCGCTTAGTTCTTCTATGTATTGCAGTATTCTTCTCCTCTTATTGTCTCGCTGATGATAGCAACAATGGCGAAAATGGTGTCCTGGATGTTCATGGCGCTCTGGTGGAGAACACATGCCATTTATCTCTTGACTCCGCTTGGCAGGATGTTGAATTAGGCGTTATCTCTCATTCTGATTTAGAACATGCCGGGGACGTTGGTCCTGGCACTGAACTAAGCATTTATCTTGAGGATTGCCCGGAAATATCCAGCTGGTCAACGAATATTACACCTATGACACATACGGTAAGTACATTGCAGCCGTCATATCAGGCAACATTTGATGCTGTAGCGGATGAATATAATTCCACCTTAGTTAAAGTTGTGGGGGCGAGCGGCATTGGTTTAATGATAAAGGATAGCTTAGGTCGTAAAGTCGCTATCTCCAGGAATAGCGATAGCGTTTTACTAGCACCAGGCCAAAATCGACTAAATTACACGATACAACCAGTGCGAGACTCCGGCATATTCTCGGCAGGGAATTTTCATTCAGTCATCAACTTTGGTATTAGCTATAATTAG
- a CDS encoding helix-turn-helix domain-containing protein — protein MRTSPQDNNEFNHPFEFIAGTKPIKAIEEMFTALLPFGSKKIITRGSSINLEKINPGGGVLLIQDGFLSGSSAASEIVKSTFLPPSIVGIIDSYSFFYNVPGRSNHIFYAETEVVSFFVPIQKFIEICDSQPDLWHNVARILAHRLMVATMRNSALVGGDAYTGIKQLLEEIDSFPNAYKQQINVPYYIVRRTGVSRSRVMKILSDLKMGGYIIIKDGKLIQLNNLPAAY, from the coding sequence ATGCGAACTTCACCACAGGACAACAATGAATTCAATCATCCCTTTGAATTCATTGCAGGTACTAAGCCTATCAAAGCTATCGAGGAGATGTTCACCGCACTCCTTCCTTTCGGTTCAAAAAAAATCATTACCAGAGGATCGAGCATAAATCTTGAGAAAATAAACCCGGGTGGGGGTGTACTTCTGATACAGGATGGTTTTCTGTCAGGTAGTAGTGCGGCCTCGGAGATAGTTAAGAGTACATTTTTGCCCCCATCTATAGTAGGTATCATTGATTCTTATAGTTTTTTTTATAATGTACCTGGGCGAAGCAACCATATTTTCTATGCTGAAACTGAAGTCGTCTCTTTTTTTGTTCCTATACAAAAATTCATCGAGATATGTGATAGTCAACCAGATTTATGGCATAATGTTGCCCGAATTTTGGCGCATCGATTGATGGTGGCAACCATGCGAAATAGTGCACTGGTTGGTGGTGATGCCTATACTGGCATTAAACAATTGCTTGAAGAAATTGATTCTTTTCCTAATGCATATAAACAGCAAATCAATGTGCCTTATTATATTGTACGGCGAACAGGCGTTTCTCGAAGTCGAGTTATGAAAATACTTTCCGATCTGAAAATGGGAGGATATATTATCATAAAAGATGGTAAGCTTATCCAATTGAATAACTTGCCAGCTGCATATTAA
- the smpB gene encoding SsrA-binding protein SmpB, translating to MTKKKAHKPGSATIALNKRARHEYFIEEEFEAGLALQGWEVKSLRAGKANIGDSYVILKDGEAFLFGANFTPLTVASSHYVCDPTRTRKLLLNKRELESLYGRINREGFTVVALSLYWKNAWCKVKVGVAKGKKQHDKRTDLKEREWQLDKARIMKNAGR from the coding sequence ATGACGAAGAAAAAAGCACATAAACCAGGCTCGGCGACCATTGCGCTCAACAAGCGTGCTCGCCACGAGTATTTCATTGAAGAAGAATTCGAAGCTGGCCTTGCGTTGCAGGGCTGGGAAGTAAAATCGCTGCGCGCCGGGAAAGCCAACATCGGCGACAGCTACGTGATCCTTAAAGATGGCGAAGCCTTCCTGTTCGGCGCGAACTTTACGCCGCTGACCGTCGCCTCGTCGCACTACGTATGTGACCCAACGCGCACCCGTAAGCTGCTGCTGAACAAGCGTGAGCTGGAATCCCTTTACGGACGCATCAACCGCGAGGGTTTCACTGTGGTCGCTCTGTCGTTGTACTGGAAAAATGCCTGGTGCAAAGTGAAAGTTGGCGTCGCGAAAGGTAAAAAACAGCACGACAAACGTACTGACCTGAAAGAACGCGAGTGGCAGTTGGATAAAGCGCGCATTATGAAAAACGCAGGACGTTGA
- a CDS encoding PapG chaperone-binding domain-containing protein, producing MGNKFFFLLLFLSNICLAGNYPVITSITNEAMGYDDYQYHITQALLDVGPSTDAHVHSRSVVSLGHRHFPGDTFVATTSNQAVHKSSDPVETISELGQDAYAMQGDETIVYHHGDEPDANTECVAYAYLPDQTSIPQEGGVSWSKVIVPGGCLVVPPAEDWCKITTPELILDHGTIALTNAEGDSATTNMNVNCVAQTDVKFNLISNENYIYLDENGVNDGQSTITVDNQDLNTKIVLPSGDSSHQIKDYLTGVTEAGAHVGSSVLVMELY from the coding sequence ATGGGTAATAAATTTTTTTTCTTACTGCTCTTTCTCTCTAATATCTGTTTGGCAGGAAATTATCCTGTTATCACGTCTATTACCAATGAGGCTATGGGCTACGACGATTATCAATATCATATCACGCAGGCCTTGCTCGATGTTGGTCCCAGCACTGATGCTCATGTACATTCTCGCTCAGTTGTCTCTCTTGGACATAGGCATTTTCCCGGTGATACATTTGTAGCCACTACGAGCAATCAAGCAGTGCATAAAAGTAGTGACCCCGTTGAGACAATTAGTGAATTAGGCCAAGACGCTTATGCTATGCAGGGGGATGAAACCATTGTGTATCACCACGGGGATGAACCTGATGCAAACACAGAGTGTGTTGCATACGCATATCTTCCCGACCAGACCAGTATACCACAGGAGGGCGGAGTGAGCTGGTCGAAAGTAATCGTTCCTGGTGGTTGTCTGGTTGTACCTCCCGCTGAAGACTGGTGTAAAATAACAACCCCCGAGCTCATACTTGATCACGGCACAATAGCACTTACAAATGCTGAAGGAGACTCCGCGACAACGAATATGAATGTTAACTGCGTGGCGCAGACTGATGTAAAATTTAACCTTATCAGTAATGAAAACTACATCTACCTTGACGAAAATGGTGTTAATGACGGCCAATCAACAATAACAGTTGATAATCAGGATTTAAATACTAAGATCGTTCTCCCCAGTGGCGACTCCTCTCATCAAATCAAAGATTATTTAACGGGTGTTACCGAAGCTGGAGCTCATGTTGGAAGCAGTGTTCTGGTTATGGAACTTTATTAG
- a CDS encoding type II toxin-antitoxin system RatA family toxin, whose protein sequence is MPQISRTALVPYSAEQMYQLVNDVQSYPEFIPGCTGSRVLESGPTQMTAAVDVSKAGISKTFTTRNTLTNNQSILMHLVDGPFKTLMGGWKFTPLSADACRIEFHLDFEFTNKLIELAFGRIFKELASNMVQAFTTRAKEVYSVA, encoded by the coding sequence ATGCCTCAGATTAGCCGTACTGCGCTCGTTCCTTACAGCGCGGAACAAATGTATCAGTTAGTGAACGATGTTCAGTCTTATCCAGAGTTTATCCCGGGATGTACCGGGAGCCGCGTTCTGGAGTCTGGCCCGACGCAGATGACTGCGGCGGTGGATGTCTCCAAAGCGGGGATCAGCAAGACGTTCACCACCCGCAATACGCTGACAAACAATCAGAGTATTTTGATGCATCTGGTGGATGGTCCATTTAAAACCCTGATGGGTGGCTGGAAGTTTACGCCACTGAGCGCTGACGCCTGCCGCATTGAGTTCCATCTGGACTTTGAGTTCACCAATAAGCTAATTGAGCTGGCGTTTGGCCGCATCTTTAAAGAGCTGGCGTCAAATATGGTTCAGGCGTTTACCACCCGCGCCAAAGAGGTTTACAGTGTCGCATAA
- a CDS encoding fimbrial protein: protein MIRKYCSALFIVNVMSILPCQADNDLIRGHGIVNMEGAIISTACDISMDSRYQDIDMGDESIRLLKRNSYGRAKPFSIQLINCDLMRKKTETPWQFIEVVFDGAEDNGNFKVNGTAKGIALRIESKDGAVAIPGKPMPYVAMHNGDIRLDYNLRLEKKADAMIPGQYSSIIKYRINYY, encoded by the coding sequence ATGATAAGAAAATATTGTTCCGCGCTATTTATCGTCAACGTTATGAGTATATTACCCTGCCAGGCAGATAACGATTTAATTCGAGGCCATGGGATTGTCAATATGGAAGGGGCGATAATATCTACAGCGTGCGATATATCTATGGATAGCCGCTATCAAGATATCGATATGGGAGATGAGAGTATACGCTTGCTTAAACGCAATTCTTATGGGCGTGCTAAACCATTTTCTATTCAATTGATAAACTGTGATTTAATGCGGAAGAAAACAGAAACTCCATGGCAATTCATCGAAGTCGTATTTGATGGGGCTGAAGATAATGGAAATTTTAAAGTTAATGGTACAGCTAAAGGTATAGCGTTAAGAATCGAGAGTAAAGATGGCGCTGTTGCAATTCCTGGTAAACCAATGCCGTATGTAGCTATGCATAATGGTGATATAAGGCTTGACTATAACTTAAGATTAGAGAAAAAAGCTGACGCTATGATCCCGGGTCAGTATAGCTCGATCATTAAATATAGAATTAATTATTATTAA
- a CDS encoding RnfH family protein: MSHKIAVEVVYALPEKQYLQRVMLEEGATVEAAIRASGILELRRDIDLAKNKVGIYSRPVKLGDVLQEGDRVEIYRPLIADPKELRRQRAEKAGK; encoded by the coding sequence GTGTCGCATAAGATTGCTGTAGAGGTGGTCTACGCGCTGCCGGAGAAGCAGTACCTACAGCGTGTAATGCTGGAAGAGGGTGCCACCGTTGAGGCGGCTATCCGCGCGTCCGGCATCCTTGAGCTTCGCAGAGATATCGACCTGGCGAAGAACAAGGTCGGGATTTACAGCCGTCCGGTGAAGCTGGGCGACGTGTTGCAAGAGGGCGATCGGGTGGAGATTTATCGTCCACTGATTGCCGACCCGAAAGAGCTGCGTCGCCAGCGTGCGGAGAAGGCGGGTAAGTAG
- a CDS encoding fimbria/pilus periplasmic chaperone: MPKLIANIDVTYMRMYMKTFTQNKTILLASLVLTLCVSAQASAAVALDRTRVVVNGGDQSETLRITNENKQLPYLAQAWLEDAKGKKISSPMTVLPPVQRVEPGAKSQVKIQVTPAIAGLPQDKETLFYFNLREIPPRSNKPNTLQIALQTRVKLFYRPEAIALDKTQSARGDWVEKVTLKRQGDTYTVDNPTPYFLTLVEAHSSAKGTPVSMKPGMVSPKSTMKLEASAEKLGSHPVLSYINDYGGRTEIQFTCTGSQCSAKLLKDK, translated from the coding sequence ATGCCAAAGCTGATTGCCAATATTGATGTAACCTATATGAGAATGTATATGAAAACTTTTACGCAGAATAAAACTATTTTACTGGCATCGTTAGTATTAACGCTTTGTGTTTCAGCCCAAGCCTCTGCTGCTGTAGCGCTGGATCGTACTCGTGTTGTAGTTAATGGTGGTGATCAGTCGGAAACGTTAAGAATTACAAACGAAAATAAACAGCTTCCCTATTTAGCACAGGCTTGGCTTGAGGATGCTAAGGGTAAAAAAATTAGTTCTCCAATGACTGTTTTACCGCCGGTACAACGCGTTGAGCCGGGCGCTAAAAGCCAGGTGAAAATTCAGGTTACGCCTGCGATTGCTGGCCTGCCACAGGATAAAGAGACCCTTTTCTATTTCAACCTGCGTGAGATTCCACCACGTAGCAATAAACCCAATACACTACAAATTGCACTACAAACGCGAGTGAAGCTTTTTTATCGTCCTGAAGCAATAGCTCTGGATAAGACACAGTCTGCCCGCGGCGACTGGGTTGAAAAAGTGACCCTGAAACGCCAGGGGGATACTTATACCGTCGATAATCCGACCCCCTATTTCCTCACGCTTGTCGAAGCACACAGCAGTGCGAAAGGTACCCCAGTTTCCATGAAACCTGGAATGGTTAGCCCAAAATCTACGATGAAGCTTGAGGCCTCAGCCGAGAAACTCGGGAGTCACCCAGTACTGAGCTATATCAATGATTACGGTGGACGTACTGAAATTCAGTTTACCTGTACTGGCAGTCAATGCTCAGCAAAACTGTTAAAGGATAAATAA
- a CDS encoding outer membrane usher protein: MKSEKNTKSFSCKLPHAIGLSLLSLCMITALQNNGWADDDIQFNTDVLDVKDRGNIDLSQFSNKNYIMPGDYAFTVKINQNQIPEQKISIFNVGDSKKDTKVCFSPDLVSKLGFKDEYLKKMPIWHKQDCQDIQILEGVEVHPDLGTGVISISVPQAYLEYATENWVPTSLWDNGIPGVLADYNLNFLANKNNDEQETNNVSGNGTFGGNLGAWRARADWQANYDDQNDDNSTQKSWSWSRFYLYRPLPALKSKLTLGEDYLNSDMFDSFRFAGASLISDDNMLPPNLRGYAPEVTGIAHTNAKVTISQEGRVIYETQVAAGPFDIQDLSEAVSGTLDVHVQEQDGSVQNFKVNTASIPYLARPGSVRYKIYAGKPMDYDRHSEGDNFGSGEFSWGVTNGWSLYGGLLGSKDYSSEAVGIGRDLMVLGAIALDITHSDASLDNEQRQGQSYRLSYSKRFDETGSEVTFAGYRFSDKDFMSYSDFLDYISEDDDFMQSKEMYTMTFSQNIDSLGLSAYINYSHETYWNNPAEDRYNISLSRYFDVGKYKNINLSVNAYRNKFDGDNDDGLYISLSVPWGDTGTLSLDSSVNGQNNSNLLGYSDRFNNGDNYRVQAGASESGASFNGYYDHPGDMAEISTSLDYQGNQYQSAGVTLRGGMTATAHGAALHRSSKMGGTRMMVDAGEAADIPVQGYGSDVHTNMFGKAVVTDVSDYSKSILRLDLDHMPDNADASTSVEEDALTEGAIGYRKFNVVSGLKGMAVIRLSDGSYPPFGATVYNADKQEVGIVSDEGQIYLSGIRPGAKMQVEWNGSEQCSLSLPDKLEGGKNLESLFLPCQS; the protein is encoded by the coding sequence ATGAAATCTGAAAAAAATACCAAATCCTTTAGTTGTAAATTACCGCACGCAATAGGACTTTCTCTTTTATCTTTATGTATGATCACTGCCCTGCAAAATAACGGTTGGGCTGACGATGATATACAGTTTAATACTGATGTGCTGGATGTAAAGGATAGGGGTAATATTGACTTAAGTCAATTCTCAAACAAAAATTACATCATGCCAGGTGATTACGCGTTCACTGTAAAAATTAATCAAAATCAAATACCTGAACAGAAAATATCTATTTTTAATGTAGGTGATTCAAAAAAAGATACTAAGGTCTGCTTCTCTCCTGATCTGGTGTCAAAGCTGGGCTTTAAGGATGAATACCTCAAAAAAATGCCAATTTGGCATAAGCAGGACTGCCAGGATATCCAGATTTTGGAGGGTGTTGAAGTTCATCCTGATTTAGGAACTGGTGTTATTTCGATTAGTGTGCCGCAGGCTTATCTGGAGTATGCAACTGAAAACTGGGTACCGACAAGCTTATGGGATAATGGGATTCCGGGCGTTCTGGCAGACTATAACCTTAACTTCCTCGCCAATAAGAACAATGATGAGCAGGAGACAAACAATGTTTCAGGTAATGGAACCTTCGGTGGCAATCTCGGTGCGTGGCGTGCTCGTGCCGACTGGCAGGCGAATTATGATGATCAAAATGATGATAATTCTACTCAAAAATCTTGGTCCTGGAGCCGCTTTTACCTGTATCGACCTCTGCCAGCACTCAAATCAAAGCTGACTTTGGGCGAAGATTACCTAAATTCAGATATGTTTGATAGTTTTCGTTTTGCCGGCGCAAGTCTCATTTCCGATGACAATATGCTACCTCCTAATTTACGCGGCTATGCGCCTGAGGTGACTGGTATTGCGCATACGAATGCTAAGGTAACAATTTCGCAGGAGGGTCGCGTCATATATGAGACTCAAGTGGCTGCGGGTCCTTTTGATATTCAAGATTTGAGTGAAGCAGTTTCAGGAACATTAGACGTGCATGTCCAGGAGCAGGACGGTTCTGTACAAAACTTTAAGGTAAATACTGCCAGCATACCTTATCTGGCTCGTCCAGGATCAGTACGCTATAAAATTTATGCTGGCAAACCTATGGACTACGACCGCCACTCCGAAGGCGATAACTTTGGTTCTGGTGAGTTTTCCTGGGGGGTCACCAACGGCTGGTCATTGTACGGCGGCCTTTTGGGGAGTAAAGATTACAGTTCCGAAGCGGTGGGGATTGGTCGAGATTTGATGGTATTGGGTGCAATTGCGCTTGATATTACGCACTCGGATGCCAGTCTTGATAACGAACAGCGACAGGGACAATCATACCGACTCAGTTACTCAAAAAGGTTCGATGAAACGGGAAGCGAAGTTACGTTTGCAGGCTACAGATTCTCAGATAAAGACTTCATGAGCTATAGCGATTTTCTTGATTATATCTCTGAAGATGATGATTTTATGCAAAGCAAAGAAATGTATACCATGACCTTTTCTCAGAATATCGATTCTTTGGGTTTAAGCGCATATATAAATTACTCGCATGAAACGTATTGGAATAACCCTGCGGAAGATAGATATAACATTTCGCTATCTCGCTATTTTGATGTTGGTAAGTATAAAAACATCAATTTATCGGTAAATGCTTACAGGAATAAATTTGATGGCGATAATGATGACGGTCTTTATATTTCACTTTCCGTACCTTGGGGTGATACAGGGACCCTGAGTTTAGACTCATCGGTGAATGGACAGAATAACAGTAATCTGTTGGGCTACAGCGACAGGTTTAATAATGGGGATAATTACCGAGTCCAGGCTGGGGCATCGGAGAGTGGGGCCAGCTTCAATGGATATTATGATCATCCTGGTGACATGGCAGAAATATCTACCAGCCTTGATTATCAGGGTAATCAGTACCAGTCTGCTGGAGTGACATTGCGGGGGGGGATGACAGCAACCGCACATGGCGCTGCCCTGCATCGCAGTTCAAAAATGGGGGGAACCCGTATGATGGTTGATGCGGGAGAAGCTGCGGATATTCCAGTCCAGGGGTATGGCAGCGATGTCCATACCAATATGTTTGGTAAAGCAGTAGTAACAGACGTAAGTGATTATTCGAAAAGTATTCTTCGACTGGATCTTGACCATATGCCGGATAATGCAGATGCATCAACATCTGTTGAAGAGGATGCTTTAACGGAGGGAGCCATAGGCTACAGGAAATTTAATGTAGTTTCAGGTCTGAAGGGTATGGCAGTAATTCGTTTATCCGACGGCTCATATCCTCCGTTCGGAGCAACTGTATACAATGCTGATAAACAGGAGGTCGGTATTGTTAGCGACGAAGGTCAAATATATCTAAGCGGTATTCGACCCGGAGCAAAAATGCAAGTGGAATGGAATGGTTCAGAACAATGCTCTCTTTCCCTACCTGATAAACTGGAAGGCGGGAAAAACTTGGAGAGCTTATTCTTACCATGCCAAAGCTGA
- a CDS encoding PglL family O-oligosaccharyltransferase, translating into MTKMYSLFSLTFLLIATAFYIPNSGGSGVELPYNLMTICAVGIFFIILAYKLCYLGMRFRYKEIIVGSIILAMPWLLHHKNSLGVFIFLGCILIWCLLDKVFINDYCKKIIICIIFSLSCFQAMLALFQTFCPSLAMHFYEYNWIQNHGRPYGIFQQLNLLASFIATGIGCGILLFFNSEKKSNKIWLLIALSIQVFVLALNQSRTGLIGTVFIMVLQILIYKKKPSNIFVLLVVLSLSYSYGMYIVNHLTIIVEGKPFLLARAYDASTTQRWKILVATIQLIMQKPWFGWGYGTFEYTFSRYIIAHPAFNFASRLEISHPHNELLFQWYQGGIIPVFGLLTLFWGWIKIIYANFKESSYNTGYSLLIIPLLVHLNLEYPFYQSTVHLLLFIVVLRVGLVEKEIVSQKVNVSQRIVIFSFGMIVFSYGFVALCANHFLTKYEREHLASFPDDPPLYFYTQPERTHFDEMVALLVHYNSTHNLNYLRQFMIEASQYSKIHNDKNIWWSMIEIDNFQHHPTMAAQKQAMFIKLFPETTFSLATHVD; encoded by the coding sequence ATGACAAAGATGTATAGCTTATTTTCCCTGACTTTTCTATTAATTGCTACGGCTTTTTACATCCCTAATAGTGGTGGTTCCGGCGTTGAACTTCCTTACAATCTCATGACGATTTGTGCTGTAGGCATTTTTTTTATCATTTTAGCCTACAAGCTTTGTTATCTTGGTATGAGATTTAGGTATAAAGAGATTATTGTAGGTTCAATAATACTTGCTATGCCATGGTTACTCCATCACAAAAACAGCCTGGGGGTTTTTATATTTTTAGGATGCATCCTGATTTGGTGCCTTCTTGATAAAGTTTTCATAAATGACTATTGCAAAAAAATTATTATATGCATCATTTTTTCATTGAGCTGTTTTCAGGCCATGCTGGCGCTATTCCAAACATTTTGCCCTTCATTGGCAATGCATTTTTATGAATATAACTGGATTCAAAACCATGGTAGACCGTACGGTATTTTTCAACAGCTAAATTTGCTGGCCAGCTTTATTGCTACCGGAATTGGTTGCGGTATATTACTTTTTTTTAATTCAGAGAAAAAAAGTAATAAAATTTGGTTGCTTATAGCATTAAGTATTCAAGTTTTTGTGCTTGCATTAAACCAGTCACGTACGGGTTTGATTGGTACCGTATTCATTATGGTATTACAGATTTTAATCTATAAAAAAAAGCCGAGTAATATATTTGTTCTTTTAGTGGTACTAAGTTTATCCTATTCCTATGGAATGTATATTGTCAACCATCTAACAATTATTGTTGAAGGCAAGCCTTTCTTACTTGCGCGGGCTTATGATGCTTCTACCACTCAACGTTGGAAGATCTTAGTAGCTACAATACAGTTGATCATGCAAAAACCATGGTTTGGATGGGGTTATGGAACATTTGAGTATACTTTCAGTAGGTATATCATCGCGCATCCTGCATTCAATTTTGCAAGTCGATTAGAGATATCACATCCTCATAATGAATTATTATTCCAGTGGTATCAGGGAGGAATAATTCCTGTTTTCGGCCTGCTCACACTTTTTTGGGGATGGATAAAGATAATTTATGCTAACTTCAAAGAAAGCAGCTACAATACTGGTTACTCTTTGCTCATTATTCCCTTGCTGGTGCATTTAAATCTGGAGTATCCTTTCTATCAGTCAACAGTTCATCTTCTTCTATTTATTGTAGTATTGCGCGTAGGTCTTGTTGAAAAAGAAATTGTTTCACAGAAGGTGAATGTTTCTCAAAGAATTGTTATTTTTTCTTTTGGGATGATAGTATTCAGCTATGGATTTGTTGCGCTCTGTGCTAATCATTTTTTGACTAAATACGAGAGAGAGCATCTCGCTTCTTTCCCTGACGACCCTCCCTTATATTTTTATACGCAGCCGGAGAGAACACATTTTGACGAGATGGTAGCACTTTTAGTTCATTATAATAGTACGCATAACCTAAACTATTTACGCCAATTTATGATAGAAGCGAGTCAATATTCTAAAATCCATAACGATAAAAATATCTGGTGGAGCATGATCGAAATAGACAATTTTCAACACCACCCAACAATGGCAGCTCAAAAGCAAGCCATGTTTATCAAACTTTTTCCTGAGACGACTTTCAGCCTTGCAACTCATGTTGACTAA